Genomic window (Vigna radiata var. radiata cultivar VC1973A chromosome 1, Vradiata_ver6, whole genome shotgun sequence):
TGATTCAGGAAAAACTGATCATATGATACCTTTCCGTGTGTCTTTCAACTCATGGTAAAAGAAATAGAGAACAACTTATTATCGTTGTGAATGGCCATGATATACCTATACACGGCTCTGGGAATATAATTTTCGAATCATCTATTATATTAAAGGATGTTTTATATGTTCCACAATTAATCAATAGTCTTATCTCTGGACAAAACtaaaaggatttaaattgtttaGTAACATTTTTGTTAGCTTATTGTATTTTTCATGATCTTGCCACGAGAAAGACGATTTTAACTGCTAAGGAGCAAAGTGGGTTGTATCTTTTAGTATGATGaccaaagcaaaagaaaaatcatgagtcaacaagCTACATTTGAGATGTGGGCAAATTTCTAAATATTGCTACATCATAAAATGTTTCAGCATCCTTCATTCAATTTTATGAAGTCCTTATTTTCCCATTTGCTTACCAAGGAGTTTGTTGAGTTTTTTAGTTGTGATATTTGTCAGTTGTCAAATCACAATCGTGCTTCTTAtcttattagaataaaaaaagagtaCTTCTCCATTTCATTTATTCACTCTTATGTTTGGACTCTTGTCATAGAATTTATTTCTGAAGTGAAATGGTTTCGTTACCTTTATTAACGATTGTACTCGTGTCACGTAGACATACCTTacgaaaaataaattagagGTTTTTCAAActtctgttaattttttttgtcttgtccaaaatcaatttggaaaaaatatcaagaatTAAATCTAATAATGGTACTTATGGGATTGACTATGAGGAGACGTTTGTCGTAGTGGCAAAGGGGAATATGGTTCGAGTTGTTTATGCTTTGGCTgctcattttaattaaaacttatgccagttggatgtgaagaatttctttcttcatggaaatctagaagaggaagtgtacatggagatATCATGaggttttgaaataaaaaatgaaagaagcaAGTTATGCTTCTtaaagaaagcattgtatggtcttaagcaatttcctagagcatggtttggaagatttacaaaaaCAATGCTTTCCTTAGGATACAAacaaagccaaggagatcatactTATTCATAAAGCACTCTGTTGCTTGTCTATATgaatgatatgattattgcaagagataatgaaacaaaaaaattagtgttaaaagaaaatttggtagcccaatttgaaatgaaagatctaGGTAAAgtcaaatattttattggaaTAGAGTTTGCTTACTCCAAGAACGGAAAGTTGGGATGTAGAACTTCAACAATTCTAATAGAATAGAATCACAGAATtggaagtaaagaaagaaagtgtTCTTGTAGAGAAGGCCTAATATCAATTGTTatctcaacaccaagagggggtgaattggtgatttaTAAAACGCagacatttcaaatatttttcaaaagttagaatgatttttaaaactttcttgcgttgtaagtaaaatttataatgcaatgaaatgtaaagagagaatgaaagagatacaaacaacatatttatattggttcagCTTCAATGCCTACATGTAGTTTCCtttccaatcaaccttagattgaaggATCTTTCCAAAGGTTTTACAAAGCTCTCTCAAATGTAAACACCTTCCCCACTCataatcaaatataagaaagaaaacacaTGCACACACAGAACCACATGTTCTTGCTGTAGAACCCCTTTGAGAAACACCTTTAAAAGTCCAAGGGCTCCTCACTCTTCTTCCTGTCATGCACAAACAGGAAAACAACACAATCAACGATTCCAAAATCCTTTTCTAATCAATGTAGATACACCTCAATAGTGCGGATAAGATCAGTTAGTCACGGTCTCTAAAATCTCCTAAAAGAATCCTTCAAGTTTTTTCAAGTTCTTcacttcttgattcttggagcatATAATAAGAAACCTGTAAAAACTCCCTTATATATAAGATATCAGATTTTTAAATGTACAAATGATTAAAAGTTGTTACAATTGCATGTAAtgcgtcaatttatagaattCATCATGCAGAcgcagaataatcgattatgttagtaatgtaatcgattacattaaaaTCAGTATGTAACAGAGATTTAACTAACACCAGTCAAATTGAATGCACAATTAATGttagtcaaacatatttaaaaatatgacagTTAATACAGTTATGACTAGCATGAAATCAGTTTTCAAAAGATAacaaacttaattgattacataaaatgttaatcgattaagcttagcacttaaacaaattttgaaaactttttttttcgaaactcatcacaacacatttgAAAATGATGTATGCAAAGAcatgagttttaatcaattcaaaacttgttgttttgtcACAATTTAAACATAAGTTTTCTGAGgaacttaattgattataacaacattgtaatcgattaggtcagtgcttgtggttttcatcaCACAGAAACATACAGGATGCttacaaagataaaaaacatATGATGAATAGTATGGAGAATCAACCGTATGTCTACATACGTATTAATCACAATAAGCATGTACATATCCACATATGTATCAatcaataatacatatttatgtTGTGTCATGACAACATCCATGTGTTGTTATTATCAAtgtgttatcatcataaaaaacaaacacatcaGGGATTGGGATCAACACTCATATAGCTCCCCCTAGCAACATCAGTGATTGgtaggaaaattgatttatctatcacatACAAGACCAAACAACGCTTATGCAGTTATTGTAgtgagtcaatttatgcatgatccaagaaaaagacacatgcaagcatttgacaaaattcttcaattcttgAAGTCAAGTCGAGGAAAAGGGGCTATTATTAAaaagggaagacacattgactattaaaatatatactgaTGTGGACTATGTAGGTTCTATTACTGacaaaaaatctatttttcGGTATTGTGTGTTTCTAGGAGATAGAGTATCTTGTTCTTATGCAGAAACTGAATTCCGAGCTCTTCTCAAGGAATATGTGAAGGACTAaggatgaaaatcattttggatgacCTTAAAGTCAAGGTGGACAACCCTATGCAACTATAAtgtgacaataagtctgccATGAGCATTGCCCATAATCCAGTACAACATGACATGACCAAACCCAttgagattgatagacatttcatcaaagataatctagACAGAGACTGTGATTACAGCTCATGTTCCGACATAACTTTtgataatagatatttttacaTAAGGGCTCCCCAGgatagatttcaagatcttgtaggcaagttaggaatgattgatattcatttatcAACTTGAGGGAGAGTCAACTTTGAGGGAGAGTGTCGTAATCAGAGGAAAATCttcttaattagagaaaatatgagaaaatatctatagaatcttttagtttatttttcagtatattgcttccttatttttctttttttgaagaTTAGATTGCTACAAATAGGTGTAAGGTGAATGTAATAGacataaatgataataataaaattcattctcttttcaAGTGTAACCAAATCAGAGATAAAGCTCAGCATATGCAGAATAAATCTAGATTTTGATGAGGACAAGCAGTGTGTGTTTGTTCTTCCAATAACCTATCTGAAGGCTGTGTACATTtccattcttttaatttaaatggaAAGATGTTCAGCAATATCTGCCTTTTNCNATCAGTGTCCGGTAGGGTACATCAAGCCTTGAGATAATGGGCTTGTAATCCTTTCCTGCACTTACAAATCATTAATATTTCAGGGGTCTACGTTCAGGAGAAGACTTTCATGTTTATGTGCATGGATCATGATGGNACTGTAGTTTTGATGGAGTGAGTTTTTACAGCGTTCGTTCTAATTTGCTGTTAGTATATCATTCTAAGCTTTCGGGGGCTATAAATTCTTAGTAagcttaattattaatttgtttctcTTTGTATNTGTNATCAGCCCTGACTCACTGGATCAAGTGGAAGTTTCAAAGGACTTGTTCAACAAGGACTGTTTGTATCTACGAGGTGGATAAAAGCTAACACTCCTCAACCCTTGATATCTGCTCTTTTTCGATCAATTAATATGGNACATTTTTAACTTGTCAATTGTGCTTAGTGCTCATATCATGCTCGAAAGGATGCTAAGATAACATGCTTTTTTCAGTAACTTACAAATgtgtcaattatttttttattttatcatttNTATGGATTATTGGcaattacatttttttgtttggtttttctAATCAAATTCATTGTTCAATTGCTTTGTAATGAATTTGNGTGATGATTGTCTCTCAAGTGTTTTCCCAAAACTTGTGCTACCAATTGTCAACTTCCTCATAATCAGTTGTTGATGTTAGTGTTCAGTGTGCGCTTTCTATAGCTTTGTAACAACTAAGTATCNCTGCATGGCATTTAANGTTTGTTCCAGTACTTCAATCATGCTAGATCACTATCATTAGTTTTATTCTTGTTTCACCCCTTGTTCACTGCTGTATTTATATgaaagatatgaaaaatgtatagaTAATCACCTACCTGCAGCAAAAGTTCCCTAATTCATCATAAAGCTACCCAACTAACAGTAATTCTAGAATATGCACTACCGTTCCATNCGTTCTCNTTTAAGTCTACTCTTCTCAATCAGTTGTTGAATCACCTTTCTTTACTCCTCGCATACCTCCTGCCCTTTCTATTTTCCCCCCACTCTCTCCTCTACCCGACTCCTTTTCTCATACANTTTTTGTCTCAGGCCTTCATTTCCAGGTCCAAAACCTTAACCCTCTTGGCCTGTGTCAATGCCTTTCCCTTTTGTTCTTCTGCTGTACACTTCTGTTAAATGCCTATTAGTGGCTCTGCATTTACCGACAAGTTTATTCTNTACACTTATAGTCAATCTAGCTCTCTATTACTATTAATTATCACTTTGTTGNTCGGTTGGCAGATGAAATGAAAGTTAAAGTACAATTTTATGGTGACAAACCTTTATCCGCATCAGTACCAAAACGTGTAACATGCATTGTCAAGGAAGTNATTTCAGCCACTACAAGGTATGTGTCATTATTCATTGTTGTTCTTAAAGAGTTTTCTTTATAGTCTTCTTGTTTGCAATTTTCTCCAATTTTgtataccaatttttttttcagtttgtCTTACTATCCATACTTCCTTCTTGATCACTTTTTCCNTCTCActtgaatttgttgtttaaatttCTAGTCTTTGAGGTGTTATTTGTGTGCTCTAAAACACCACTAGCtagatttttttagaatttcGAACTATCTCCTAGTNACAATCTCTTGTTTGTGCCAGACACCCATAATACCCTAGTCTCTATCAGTTTAACCCATTTTAACTCTTAGATTTTATTGTTCTTCAATTCCCAATTGCAAATTTCTTTTGATGGAAATGAAATTGTGATAAGTGAAGGGAAATACCTAAAATAGGGAACAAGAGAAGGAAATTATTATGATGGTTGGAAAGTGGAAATTGTAATAAGGTGTCCTCTAAAGcttatagttttataaaaacaaaggaaaacacAATTTGTGATTATTGAGAATGGTAACTCCCTTGAAGCATCCACNGTCAGAAGTCCaaagaaatataagaatataatcTGTATCCTATCCCAAATCGAAAGCAAGTTTAAGGNCAAGAGGTTGCCTGTAAAGGTtaatttgaagtaaattttaGGTGCTTTGTAAAGTAAGAAGCTTCCCACTATTATAAAGCTTTAGTTGTGTAAGAACTTCCATTTGCTTTGgcttgtgaagtaatttttccAAATAGTAGTCTTNCCCTTTGAGGGAGTTTTAAGCATCCAAAAGTTTGTCTTGGACTAGTCCCCAAATTGTTTGCTTTCTTGCTCCATCTGAATGACAATAAGTATAACTTTATACTTGCTGTCACGAGAGGGTGCTGattattgttgtttatttgttttttattttttttgtatctGTATCAGTCAATATTTGCATACTACtcatatgaatttatatacatatcAATGAGGAAAATCAACCTCTTGGATGGAAAATCTAGACTTCTctgaaatttaaattctttgGCCTATAAATTTGAAAGTCATGTACTaatttcttcttattcttcttaaTTTAAGGAGTAAAAAGGTGGTACTGGACAATGGCCTTGCAGTTGAAGTAAGtcaaattattctttatttttgtatgacTTATTTAATGGTGTAAATAATTGGTAAAATGTTAATCACCATTCGCTTCTACCTTTGAAAGTATAATTACTATCTAACGTAGTAGTTACAAGCAATATTTTAGNATTTTTTTATGGTCATTGCATGAACCTTATTCTAAGTCAAGGTTCTCACACCTATTGTCTCATTCGATGAAAGTTGTTGAAGGAAATATGTACCGAAGTTGTTAAATCAAATGACCAACTAACAAATGTGCTGCCCATGTCTTTGAAAGGGACCTtggattgaatttatttgttttaatcttggtacaattaatttatatgctCTAGTTTGAAGACGGTTAGAATAAGTATTAAAATCTAGGTAGGAAGTAGTATGTTGGGAACCACTCCAACTCTACTTATGAGTTGTACCTAGTTCTGTACCTATGAGTTTAGTGCAGTCTTTTgatctttcatctttttattgTATTAGATTTATATCATTATGAATAGAAGATCAATTTTTTTGGGATAGGAATAAGAGGGAATGGATAGTTTacgagagaaggaagaaaaatacataGTTATTGTCCTAATTGGTTTAACATGTAGGAAGGGCGGGAATTAAGGATTGTATAAATAGTGAGGGGTTTAGTAGAGAGGGGACTTTTGGACGGTTGATTTGTTAACACGCATAGTCCTGGGGAAAGGGGTTAAGCCCTTTTTGACTGTGGTGTACAGACGATTTCTTGTGAATAATACACATTCagattctttttcctttctttgctTGCCTGTTTCGTGAGGTGTAGTGAGTTCTTGATTAGGTTTCTTTATCGAAAATCTATCAATTGGTTCGACCTGCCGGATTCCCAATTGGAGGAGTGACGAGCACGTGTGATGGAGGGAAGAGTAGTGGCGTTAGAGGGACAATTGTGAGACAAAGGCTGACACAGTGTACCTGTGACACGAGATCGGAGCCTTACGACAGAACTATGAAGCCATGCGCCAGGATGTACAGGCGATCTTGAAGGTACTGGGGGATCTCAAACGCGACCCAAATGGCAATGACCAGGATGGTAGTCAATCATCGGTGAATGGCAATGATGGCGGGCACGGTGGGGAGAGAGGAAGAGGGAGCGAAGGAAATCAATAAGTATCGGCGAATTGGAGGAAACGGGTCGAATTACCTGCGTTCGAGGGTGGCGACCCATTGATTTAGATTAGTAGGGCCGAGAAGTTCTTTGAGGTGCAGAGGGTGGCAGAGGAGAAGTTGCAGTTGGTATTCATTAGTATGGAGGGGTACGCTGCGTACTCCGGTTCTGAGGGAGAAATCCAAAAACCTTTCTTGGGATGGTTTGAAAAGAGCGCTGGTGATCCGATTTGGAGAAGGAGGCAGAGGAACCGTTTACGAGAGGTTATCCGCCATTAAACAAATGGGCGTCGTGAGCGACTGCGTTAAGGATTTTGAGGTGCTTGTGGGACAAATGACGAAGGTACTGGAGGAGCAGCTCTTGGATATTTCATGGTGGGCCTTCAGGAGGAAGTGAGTGATAATGTGAGGCCCCATGATCCCCATGACCTTATGACTGCAATGCAGGTGGCGCGAGACGTCGAGAAATTGTGCACCCACTCAAAAATGGGCGAAGGACAGACGACCAAGAATTTGAGTTCTTGGGGAGGATCGATGAAGATAGTCTCCAGGAGCGAACCCAATCGCGAGTCTCAGGGCCGAGGTGGGACAGTGGAAAGCATGGGGTCAGTGAAGAGCGAGACGACCTAGGCCAATGACTCAGGCCAACGGAGGGATAAGGTCGAATGACGATGGAAGGGGAGAGGTGTTAGGAACTTGCCGTATTCGGAATTCATCAAGAGAAGGGAGGAAGAGAGATGTTTCCAGTGCGAAGGACCGTTCAGCCCTGGTCACTGTTGCCAGGGACAGGACTAAGGATATTGATATTAGCTTAAGAGGAAGAAGGGTAGGGGAGCGAAATGACCTCCGAAATGGATAACACCTAGATGGAGTTATCAGCGTGTTTAGCCGATGGACTGACATCTCccaaaatgatgaaattgagagGGCGAATAGGAGGATGGGAAGTGATGCTCCTCATCGACAGTGGCACCAGCCACAACTTCATACGATGGGGGTTAGTGGAGGAATTGGGCCTAACAATAACAGAAACCTTACCCTATAAGGTAAGTTTGGGGGATTGTTATCAGAAGAGGACTAGTGGCTGCTGTAAAGAGGTGAAAATAGAGCTGGGCGACACGGCAGTGGTCGAGAGATTCCACTTGTTTGAACTTGGGGGTGTGGACGTTATATTAGGAGTGGAGTGGCTGGAGAAGCTAGGTGAGGTGATTCTGGACTGGGGAAAATTGATCATGGTGTACCATCAAGAGGGGAAGAAGATACTGATAAGAGGAGATCCGACACTGGAGAGAAAAGTGGTGGAACCCAAAGCTTTGTTAAAAATGGGAGAATTCGAGGCTTGGATGTTGGTATGGGAGCTTGGAAATGTAGAATTGAAGGGGTACAACAGAGACTGTTGAGGGTTGACGGAGGAGCAACAAGGGGAGATGGAATCGTTGTTGGGTCGATACAAGGGGGTGTTTGCGGAAACAGTGGGTTACCTCCTGACAGGGGAACGGTGCATCGTATACCATTGAAGGAGGGCAGTGACCCTATCAATGTCAGGCCATACAGGTACCCCCACATCATAAAGGGGGAAATAGAGCAACAAGTTGCAGAGATGCTGAAATCTGGAGTGATACGCGACTCAGCCATAGTCCCTACTTAAGTCCGATCATCTTAGTGAAGAAGAAGGACAGGAGTTGGAGGTTTTGCGTTGATTATAGAGTATTGAACTGTGCTACGGTGTCGGACAAGTTCTCAATACCGGTGATCGAGGAACTTTTGGATGAGCTGCGAGGGGCCTGCTATTTTTCGAAGATCGATTTGAAGGCGGGTTATCACCAAATCCGCACGGGGAAGAACGATATAAAAAAAACGGCATTCAAGACTCACCTGGGCCACTATGAATTTATGGTGATGCCTTTTGGCCTCACAAACGCCTCAACCACGTTGCAGAGTACGATGAACAGTTTATTCCAGCcatatttgagaagatttgtTTTGGTATTCTTCGACGATATACTGGTTTACAGTCAGACGTGGGAAAAACATCTGGATCATGTGAAGCGAGTGCTGTCAGCTTTGGAGCAGAACAAATGGGTAGCCGATAGAAAAAAGTGTGAATTTGGGCAGACCTAGATTAATTACCTAGGACATACGATATCAAGGAAAGGGGTGGAGATGGACTCTGAGAAAGTGAAGGTTGTGTTGGAGTGGAGTACACCAAAAACCGTAAAAGGGGTGAAGGGTTTTTTGGGGTTGACTGGTTATTACTGGAATTCAAAAGGGACTATGGAAAAATTGCTAAACCTCTTGAGTTATTAAAGAAGGGAGAGTTTGTGTGGAATGAAAGGGCGGAGGCAGCTTTTGCAAGAATTGAAGAAAGCAATAACGACAGCCCCAATGCTCTCGTTACCCGATTTTCAGCAGCCTTTTCACATAGAGTGCGACGCCTCTGGGAATGGAGTAGGGGCAGTGTTGATGCAAGGTAGAAGATCGATTGCTTATTTCAGTAAAGCCTTGTCAGCAGGAATGTTGAGTAAATCCATGTATGAGAAAGAATTGATGGCTGCTGCAACCATTGCCTATTCCGAACGCTATATCGGAGGAGTTGAGCATGGATTTTATTGTAAGACTACCCAAGTCATAGGGTCATGATGCTATTCTTGTAGTGGTGGATCGCCTCAACAAATACGAGCATTTCCTACCCCTTAAGCACCCTTACTCTGCTAGGACGGGAGCGGAATTGTTCATGAAGGAGGTTGTCAGGCTGCATGGCATTCCGTAGTCTATCGTTAGTGATCGGGATCCCCTCTTCTTGAGTGGTTTTTGGAGGGAGTTGTTTAGGAGCCAGGGGACTCAATTAAAGATGAGTACGGCGTATCATGTGTTAAATCGTGTGTTAGACACACCTATATTTtggattttcaaaatccaaaaagTGATCCCAATCCAAATCCAATTAAGTGGACgggatttaaaataaaaaaatatgaatttggaTTTGGGAAAAATCCATTTAAATAGACTTAAAGTACTATGTCTTTGGACAATTATAGattgtatttcaaaatttggattGATGAAGGCACAAGGCCAAACCTGTAGCACCAGAAGACATTCAGGATGGGATGACTTTATGCACCGATGGTCCCTTAATCTATAGCATAGATCCTGAGTAATGAATTGCCAATCCTATAGTGGATTTGTTATTGAAGATTTTATTATGATTCcgttaatttttcatattctgttaCTTTCCATTATATATTACAGTGTAATGAAGCTatgaaaagataagaaaaagcATTATTCAGAATCCTCTTCTCTTTGTTCTCCCTAGAGGCTACATTCCTagtctttaataaaaaatcaggGATTAAAAGCATTTAAATGCCTAGAAAATCCCTAGAATCctcttcaataaaaaatattttcagggATTAAAAGCAAAAATCTAGTATATTTGTGGGGATGAAAAatgcatttaaatttttatctattttactTTGAACACCTAAATTCAACGtttattagattaaaagatGAAATGTCATCAAATCGATATGTAGCTAACGAGTATGCTGAATTGTTCTAAAATTTCCTTCctttcaattatctttcatgaaAATTGTAGAAGAATGGAATTAAATCATTATTCCTTGCTGGTAATACTAAATGTCTGTTTTGTCTGATCAATAACCTCCAGGTACCGCTTCACATTGTACCTGGTGATGCCATAGTTGTTAGTACGGAGCATGACTCCTACATAGAAAGGTTAGTTGGTTTAATCTGATTCAAAGAAAGAGATATTAAAATTAGTGATACATTTTTTCATTCAAGAGCCGTGTGATCAACTCTCTTGTATTAATGTCTTACATTTTTCGTCCCTTTCCTAAGACACGATTATCTTGTACTTCATCCTTCTGTATCTCACTTTATTATAGTAGGGTATAATGAATGACATTCTTTAGCTAGCTAGATTCATTTTTAACTGTTATTATACTTGGAACcattattatcatttttgtgTAAACTTGGATCAAATtgatttgtattattaataataaatattatctcTTCATTTTCAGGGCCAAATCATAGTGTGACTTCAGCCAGGATTTGAATAGATATCGAAGACTTCTGAAGCAGAATGGCCCTTTTATTCACCCTTCAAAATTTTTTCACATTTATGGTTTATGGGTGAGTGGGTACAACAACTAATGCTATTATGCTTAtgttctttttcaaaaacttggaGATATTCTTTTTCAACCTTTTATTCAAAATGGGTTCTGCTGTCATTGTCATttccaataaaagaaaaaataaaataaaatatatatatatatatatatatatatatatatatatatatatatataatataaagagaCTTTTATATccaattattacttttattttaccttCCCTTCTCGTCCGACTCATATagtacaaatataaataaatgtgttaaaattgtgtgtgtatagatatataaaataatattttactatgATACAATCTTAAAAATTCACCATTCATTTATACACGCAGTGCATAAAACAGAgtactaattatattaaaataaatcattaaaaaaggGAAGACATGCAAAAGTAATAGATTTACAAgcaataaaaatagttataaattgatttgtttaagaataatatttaaattttacaagagtaaataataacttaaaatatgacttttttttttcttccatagaATTTGAAGGCGAGTCTTTTATTAAGTTATTTTGaagagtttataaaaataatttaaaaacataaatatacacACTACTTATAACcttagataaatttaaataatctgCTATTAAATTATTCCAAGAGGACCTTAATTTATTCCAGCATACTTATAAAAACATAGCTCTTACCTTTTATTCTTACCTTGTATTATTCTTTATATCAAAGAAAACACTTTCAATCCTCTTTTACCTGTCCACAAATGTTGTGCTACTTGACTAATCTAGGgttaaagtttaagaaaaacTAGTTAAAAGCTGAAAAATTAACATTTGTAAAAATCCTATTAAcatataactattaaatta
Coding sequences:
- the LOC106780119 gene encoding uncharacterized protein LOC106780119; protein product: MFMCMDHDGTVVLMDPDSLDQVEVSKDLFNKDCLYLRDEMKVKVQFYGDKPLSASVPKRVTCIVKEVISATTRSKKVVLDNGLAVEVPLHIVPGDAIVVSTEHDSYIERAKS